DNA sequence from the Podospora pseudocomata strain CBS 415.72m chromosome 2 map unlocalized CBS415.72m_2.2, whole genome shotgun sequence genome:
CAGGCGCTCAAACGTCTGCACTAAAGCTTCGGCCTGAAGAACGGGGCGAAGGACCAGGAATACAAGCGTGCTTCGGTCGTTGGACTTGTCGACTTCAGCTAGTAGCAAACAGGTGAATGTATGTTTTCTGTTGCCATCGCTGTTGGCAGGAAAGAACGGCATCAGATGCTCCCGCTCAACTCCAAAAGACATGGGCCGTCGATATTGCTCCCTGATCTCGACAGTGTGGAACTCAGTCGTCGTGGCGAGTCCGTCCCCTGGATCACCCACCGCAACAACAGTCAGATCGAACAGCCAGCCTGTCACCAACAAACTCTGTGGTAGCTCAGACATTCCCGGCATCGACGACTTCTCAAAGACCTTCCCTCTGTCTCCCCTGCCATCAAAGTCGGACCACTGGATGACCTGGCCATCGCGGAAAGCGACATCCACCGATGTGATGTAATGTTTCGAATCCGCCGATGAATACCACCGTTCATCCGTACCAAGATAAAACGACCCCCCTCCAGTCCTCTTGACCGACCTCCACCCGATCCACGTCCAGCTGGGAAACTCGGGTCGCCGCCTCAGATCACTCATCTTCCACGAGAGACTGACGGCAATGGCCGAATTGTTGTTTGGCGTACCCAGATATTCCGGGACATAGATTGGCAGTCCGCAAACCTCATGGATCGGTGTTTGCCAGTTTTGTTCAGCGTGCTGCAAAATACCCCGGAAAGCATTAAGACCGTCATTGGCGTCTGTCAGATCCCGCGTCATGTAATTCTCAATAAAGCCGTGCAGCTGCTCGACGTAATGGAAGCCCGGCCGGCCCctcccttttcttttgctcgtATCGCCTGCGAACACGTGGAACCACAGCTCTCTTGATGAGTACGAGTATGGGTGCCAGTATGTACCTACAAGCGCCTCGACAGCTTGTATACACTGGCACTCGTAGAAGACTTGGTGATCGGTAAACACCAGACGCCGGCTGGAGAGAAAGCCCTCCTGTAAGGTCCAACCGCGGGTAGCCCATTTGGTATGGTGAATGTATCCGTCTGGCTGGGGAATGAGAGTAAGAGTGTGATTTTGGATGTTTATGAAGGGGTGAGGTAGACGTCTTGTAGTGGTAACGCCTGGCAGTCCATGGTCCGGCCCGTCTCCAGCCGCGGCGATAATGGTGAACTTTGCCGACTGGTAAATCTGTCCCATCGCATGGATCTGCCTTTCCCTCTCGTCATTGTCGCCCTGTGGGATGCAGTACCGGTCCACCCACAGATAACGACCCCCCAgattcctcaccaccacaatggcATCCGAGATGACCTTTGGGAGGGGCCCAGGGAGGGTCGAGTTTACAGCCAAAGTAGGCAGCCCGCCTGGCGCTGCTCCCCACACGTAGCTCAAGGCGACATACTCTGGGGGATTACCGTCCAACTGCTTGCCAACTGAAGCCCATGAGACCAACCTTGGCTCTTGCTCTCcgtccccaacatccccgcAGTCGATGACGCGGAGGGTGTCGATATCGTACTTGAAATAATCCCGCATGTAGCCATCTTCACATTGGGAAAACCAACCGCGCAATAACGAGTAGTCAATCCGGTCCGGTTCTATCAAGCGgctcccttctttttctttctcggcaTCTTGTTTCTCAATGAGGATCACCAGGTCGTGGTCGTCGCGAAGACACGGCGTTCTCCGACTCCACCTGCCCAGGCGAAGAGATATCTCAGGCACCCCGTCCGCATTGAGATATTCCTTGCAGTTCCCGGTATAATACCGAGCTGCCTGAGCAAAGAAGTTGCATAAATCGCAGCTCTCGATCAAGTCCGGGGACAAAGTCCGCTTGATCAGTCGCCCATCTTCGTCGGAGAGGTCTTCGGGCTGGGTACTCTGCAGTTTGTCGAAACTGAGCTTTTGGCACGGTCGACAGAGGTGATTAGCCATTTGCTAAAGTGGAATGTCGCCAATGTCAAATTTCTGAACTGTGGAAAAAGGTCAGGTTGGCATTGTGACACGGAGGAGCCAAGGATTTTTGGTGTGTGTTGGTGCCTGAGAGGCAGCTAAACCAATCAGAGATCTCGCAAGTGTGTAAAGTCAGAAAGATCTTGCCGAGGTGTTGTTGTAGCTGCTACTTACCTCCTTTAGGTATGCAGGACTCCCCTTGTAAAATCGTGATAGTTAACGTAGagcaggaaaaaaaaaaaaggtctTGGTCTTTTGCTCACCACCTGGTCGACTTCTCTCTAAGCTCACCACGTCGGTTGACATGTCAGCAATGGCGGGCACGTCAACATATTGCCTGTGActgggaagaggatggcCTCAGAAAGCTTGAGATGAGGGCAAGCACCGAGATAGGGAGGGATGCACTGTCTACCTATATACCAGTCTCCTGTCTGATGTTTTTTTTCCGTGTTCATGTTCATCATTCACAGTTCTTTCGTGATACACCAGAACCTTT
Encoded proteins:
- a CDS encoding uncharacterized protein (COG:S; EggNog:ENOG503PE6J), whose product is MKSTTLLTTLSLASTALSTAIPLPIRSNTRPIRLLHKPPLSPPSQGARILSSQSEESTLGGAHLPSPPSGKVASVTATFTIPHASMPVTGPTANNTVGLYAASFHIGIDSFSGLCPNNRFIRAGVDIFWDGTIGGEQTPWVWYQSSPADEDGMGFGNFSAKAGDVVRFVVTGSEVKVENYGNVTCTKGLKARQVGVQRVDGGGLCGGEAAWAVEDFPLAGMPHFPVALADFGGVVFKNLEVGFGNGTVRRNAEGAGVRDVRLAAQGGRLTDCVVGEGGGSVRQYVDVPAIADMSTDVSTQPEDLSDEDGRLIKRTLSPDLIESCDLCNFFAQAARYYTGNCKEYLNADGVPEISLRLGRWSRRTPCLRDDHDLVILIEKQDAEKEKEGSRLIEPDRIDYSLLRGWFSQCEDGYMRDYFKYDIDTLRVIDCGDVGDGEQEPRLVSWASVGKQLDGNPPEYVALSYVWGAAPGGLPTLAVNSTLPGPLPKVISDAIVVVRNLGGRYLWVDRYCIPQGDNDERERQIHAMGQIYQSAKFTIIAAAGDGPDHGLPGVTTTRRLPHPFINIQNHTLTLIPQPDGYIHHTKWATRGWTLQEGFLSSRRLVFTDHQVFYECQCIQAVEALVGTYWHPYSYSSRELWFHVFAGDTSKRKGRGRPGFHYVEQLHGFIENYMTRDLTDANDGLNAFRGILQHAEQNWQTPIHEVCGLPIYVPEYLGTPNNNSAIAVSLSWKMSDLRRRPEFPSWTWIGWRSVKRTGGGSFYLGTDERWYSSADSKHYITSVDVAFRDGQVIQWSDFDGRGDRGKVFEKSSMPGMSELPQSLLVTGWLFDLTVVAVGDPGDGLATTTEFHTVEIREQYRRPMSFGVEREHLMPFFPANSDGNRKHTFTCLLLAEVDKSNDRSTLVFLVLRPVLQAEALVQTFERLDCWTLTSSTPIVQVDGTTMKAGDCVFKNDALVLQ